One segment of Thermoanaerobacter kivui DNA contains the following:
- a CDS encoding hydrogenase large subunit yields the protein MTYIKRNFALPIGPFHIALEEPVHFKIESEGNIVKDVSIEIGHVHRSIEFLACTKNFYQVIPLVERVCGICSHSHPICFVQAIEDIAKIEVPIRARYLRTLVGELERIHSHLLNVGIACEVMGFQTLFIKFFNTRENIKDLMEAITGHRGNYAFNTIGGVRRDINDIESIRQCVKRVKEETKKLIDESLENPTFVTRTKGIGILGHEDAINLSVVGPVARASGVSFDLRKDAHIPGGAYEFLEFDKIVEKDGDVLARIKVRLLEIRESIKIIEQVLNQLPDGPINLDKLPSIPKGIGIGRWEAPRGENLYYCITDGSDIPFRLKIRVPSYVNLHAVKNMLIGQDISDVTLIVASIDPCYSCTQR from the coding sequence TTGACATATATAAAGAGGAATTTTGCTTTACCAATTGGTCCTTTTCACATAGCATTAGAAGAACCTGTTCATTTTAAAATAGAAAGTGAAGGTAATATTGTTAAAGATGTTAGTATAGAAATAGGTCATGTTCACAGAAGTATAGAATTTCTTGCTTGTACAAAGAATTTTTATCAAGTAATTCCTCTTGTGGAGAGAGTGTGTGGAATATGCTCTCATTCCCATCCGATTTGTTTTGTTCAGGCTATTGAAGACATAGCCAAGATTGAGGTACCTATTAGAGCAAGATATTTAAGAACATTGGTGGGTGAATTGGAAAGAATTCATTCCCATCTGTTGAATGTTGGGATAGCTTGCGAAGTTATGGGGTTTCAGACTCTATTTATTAAATTTTTCAATACGAGGGAAAATATAAAAGATTTAATGGAAGCAATTACTGGTCATAGAGGCAATTACGCTTTTAATACCATAGGAGGAGTAAGAAGAGACATAAATGATATAGAGAGTATAAGACAATGTGTAAAAAGGGTTAAGGAAGAAACTAAAAAACTTATAGATGAATCACTTGAAAATCCTACATTTGTTACCAGAACCAAGGGAATAGGTATTTTAGGTCATGAAGATGCTATAAACCTTTCGGTAGTGGGGCCAGTTGCGAGGGCTTCTGGTGTCTCTTTTGATTTAAGAAAGGATGCTCATATTCCGGGAGGTGCTTATGAATTTTTAGAATTTGATAAAATAGTAGAGAAAGATGGCGATGTTTTAGCAAGGATTAAAGTACGGCTTTTAGAGATAAGAGAAAGTATTAAAATAATAGAGCAAGTCTTAAATCAACTGCCAGATGGTCCTATCAATTTAGATAAACTTCCTTCCATACCAAAAGGAATTGGGATAGGTAGATGGGAAGCACCAAGAGGAGAAAATCTATATTATTGTATAACGGATGGTAGTGATATACCTTTTAGGTTGAAAATAAGGGTTCCAAGTTATGTAAACCTGCATGCGGTTAAAAATATGTTGATAGGCCAAGACATTTCTGATGTTACGCTTATAGTGGCAAGTATTGATCCATGTTACTCTTGTACACAAAGGTAG
- a CDS encoding NADH-quinone oxidoreductase subunit C: MNIKEEIGKMLKEGARYISSIAHLDLESEENIVLKHLFDVKGTIKEITLVDKFPGTFESIRSIYPAAEWAEREIMEMYGTKFTDYEDVEKGLLLTSQASIEPPLAKLERERILEQKSKRR, from the coding sequence GTGAATATAAAAGAAGAAATAGGAAAAATGTTAAAAGAAGGTGCGCGTTATATTAGTTCCATAGCACATTTGGATTTAGAGTCAGAGGAGAATATAGTTTTGAAACATTTGTTTGATGTAAAAGGTACAATAAAGGAGATAACTTTAGTAGACAAGTTTCCGGGAACTTTTGAAAGCATAAGATCCATATATCCAGCAGCAGAATGGGCAGAAAGAGAGATTATGGAGATGTATGGTACTAAATTTACAGATTACGAAGACGTGGAAAAAGGGTTATTATTGACATCTCAGGCTTCAATTGAACCTCCTCTTGCAAAGCTTGAAAGAGAAAGAATTTTGGAGCAAAAAAGTAAAAGAAGGTGA
- a CDS encoding amidohydrolase family protein, whose amino-acid sequence MKMHVDCHIHIALNGQNYKEYQNKILQGDYQPIKDVLKEYKKRNVLYLRDGGDRFGISYIAREFASDEGITYKTPIYAFCKVGSYGSFLGKPINGIDDFKNEFRRLLRYKPDHLKLIVSGIVDFSSYGHVTEEMSFDFDEIYYMVQSAKDENLQVMVHANSSKSVRAAIMAGADTIEHGYFILNEELYLMAEKNVIWIPTLSPLGNLIKYNDKRFEKQMDNIKKIYFNHLECIRKAVQLGVKIAIGSDAGSHKVMHGQGCFNEIEHLKKAGLDDEKIKEIAIKNSRLVLNITND is encoded by the coding sequence ATGAAAATGCATGTCGATTGCCATATTCATATAGCATTAAATGGTCAAAACTATAAAGAATATCAGAACAAAATATTACAGGGAGACTATCAGCCTATAAAAGATGTTTTGAAGGAATATAAAAAAAGGAACGTTCTTTATTTAAGAGATGGTGGAGATAGGTTCGGAATATCTTATATTGCAAGAGAGTTTGCAAGCGACGAAGGAATAACCTATAAAACGCCTATTTATGCTTTTTGTAAAGTAGGAAGCTATGGTAGTTTTCTTGGAAAGCCTATAAATGGGATAGATGATTTTAAGAATGAGTTCAGAAGACTTTTAAGATATAAGCCAGATCACTTAAAATTAATCGTTTCAGGAATTGTAGATTTCAGTTCTTATGGGCATGTTACAGAAGAGATGTCATTTGATTTTGATGAGATATATTATATGGTCCAATCAGCAAAAGATGAAAATCTTCAAGTTATGGTACATGCCAATTCTTCTAAATCTGTTCGGGCTGCAATAATGGCAGGAGCAGATACAATTGAACATGGATATTTTATATTAAATGAAGAGTTATATTTAATGGCCGAAAAAAATGTGATATGGATACCCACTCTCTCACCTCTTGGAAATTTAATAAAATACAATGATAAAAGATTTGAGAAGCAAATGGATAATATAAAAAAGATATACTTTAACCACCTTGAATGTATTAGAAAAGCTGTACAACTTGGTGTAAAAATTGCAATAGGAAGTGATGCAGGTTCACACAAAGTAATGCATGGACAGGGCTGCTTCAATGAAATCGAGCACTTAAAAAAAGCAGGTTTAGATGATGAAAAAATAAAAGAAATAGCTATAAAAAACAGCAGATTGGTTTTGAATATCACCAATGATTAA
- a CDS encoding CooT family nickel-binding protein, with amino-acid sequence MCESRVVLLENGKENEIMDNVIYIKPQNGKLVMYDLLGEEKMIDAVIKEIKLLDHKIILEKRN; translated from the coding sequence ATGTGCGAGTCCAGGGTTGTCCTTTTAGAAAATGGCAAAGAAAATGAGATAATGGACAATGTAATTTATATCAAGCCTCAGAACGGTAAGCTTGTTATGTATGATTTATTGGGAGAAGAGAAGATGATTGATGCTGTGATTAAAGAAATAAAACTTTTAGATCACAAAATAATACTTGAAAAGAGAAATTGA
- the acsV gene encoding corrinoid activation/regeneration protein AcsV, with amino-acid sequence MEKCTVIFKPSNKSISVTKGTNLLEAARKAGVFIDAPCGGKGRCGKCRVKIISGDYKEEITSLLTSEDRQKGIRLACLTFVEGDMIVEVEESKQVQNILVEGIKPGDEKNERVLKASKLLEEEGIKKECGVFNIDIELPEPSIDDNVADFERLKRELKVKYNIENFFCSLNVLKNMPKILRENNFKVRATFLKGKNGCELIRIKARNKETSTYGICVDIGTTTVAVNLIDLESNKIIAAASSGNLQMQYGGDVISRIIYASTEGGLEKIKSAVVDGTINRLIDELVKKANIEKQDIIISTFAGNTTMTHLFLGVEPAYIRVEPYIPAFRECPELKAKDIGIDINPEAKVIVIPNVASYVGGDIVSGVLATGIWKEEKNVLFMDLGTNGEIVFGNKDLMLTCACSAGPAFEGGEISCGMRAMPGAIDEISIDRKTLEPKIRVIGNVKPKGICGSGLIDLLAEMFLSGIINSKGEISKELESDRIRFDEDLYVMEYVVVWGKETADGRDITINEIDISNFLKAKGAVYSGSNVLLKSVGFSMDDVDKVIIAGGIGQNLHIENAIMIGLLPDIDRSKFSYIGNSSLLGAYLCLLYEQARDKVKEIADAMTYVELSVYPSYMDEFISACFLPHTDMNLFPSVMSLLNQK; translated from the coding sequence ATGGAAAAATGTACAGTAATTTTTAAACCCTCTAATAAAAGTATAAGTGTAACAAAAGGCACTAATTTACTCGAGGCAGCAAGAAAAGCAGGGGTTTTTATTGATGCGCCTTGTGGTGGGAAAGGACGATGTGGAAAATGTAGAGTAAAAATCATTTCTGGAGATTATAAAGAGGAAATAACTTCTCTGTTAACCAGTGAGGATAGGCAAAAAGGCATTAGACTTGCGTGTCTTACCTTTGTAGAAGGCGATATGATTGTTGAGGTAGAGGAATCTAAGCAAGTACAAAATATCTTAGTGGAAGGTATAAAGCCTGGAGATGAAAAAAATGAAAGAGTTCTTAAAGCAAGCAAGCTTTTAGAGGAAGAGGGCATAAAAAAAGAGTGTGGTGTATTCAATATTGATATAGAACTTCCTGAGCCTTCTATTGATGATAATGTGGCAGATTTTGAAAGGTTAAAAAGAGAGCTAAAAGTAAAGTATAACATAGAAAATTTTTTTTGTTCATTGAATGTTTTAAAGAATATGCCTAAAATATTGAGGGAAAATAATTTTAAAGTAAGAGCTACATTTTTAAAAGGTAAAAACGGTTGTGAATTAATAAGGATTAAGGCTCGAAATAAAGAAACCAGCACATATGGAATATGTGTGGATATAGGTACGACAACAGTAGCAGTTAATTTAATTGATTTGGAAAGCAATAAGATCATAGCTGCTGCTTCATCAGGCAACCTTCAAATGCAGTATGGTGGTGACGTAATAAGCCGAATAATCTATGCCTCCACAGAGGGTGGTTTGGAAAAAATAAAGTCTGCAGTAGTGGATGGGACTATAAACAGGTTGATAGACGAACTGGTGAAGAAAGCTAACATTGAAAAGCAAGATATTATTATCTCAACATTTGCAGGGAATACCACAATGACACATCTTTTCTTGGGTGTAGAACCTGCGTATATAAGGGTGGAGCCTTATATACCTGCATTTAGGGAATGCCCTGAATTAAAAGCAAAGGATATAGGAATTGACATAAATCCCGAAGCTAAAGTAATAGTTATTCCAAATGTTGCAAGTTATGTTGGTGGGGATATTGTATCAGGTGTTTTGGCTACAGGTATTTGGAAAGAAGAAAAAAATGTATTGTTTATGGATTTGGGTACAAATGGAGAGATTGTTTTTGGCAATAAAGACCTTATGCTAACCTGTGCTTGCTCTGCAGGACCTGCATTTGAAGGTGGAGAGATTAGTTGTGGAATGAGAGCAATGCCAGGAGCAATTGATGAAATTTCAATTGATAGGAAGACATTGGAACCTAAGATTAGGGTAATAGGCAATGTTAAACCTAAAGGCATATGTGGCTCAGGTTTAATAGACCTTCTGGCAGAGATGTTCCTTTCAGGAATAATTAATTCAAAGGGAGAGATTTCAAAAGAATTAGAATCAGACAGGATAAGATTTGATGAAGATTTGTACGTGATGGAATATGTAGTGGTTTGGGGCAAAGAAACTGCTGATGGTAGGGATATTACGATTAATGAGATAGACATCAGCAACTTCTTAAAAGCTAAGGGAGCCGTATATTCTGGTTCAAATGTCCTTTTAAAGAGTGTTGGCTTTTCGATGGATGATGTAGATAAAGTAATAATTGCTGGGGGTATTGGGCAAAACCTTCATATTGAAAATGCAATAATGATTGGGCTTTTACCTGATATTGATAGGAGCAAATTTTCCTATATAGGCAATAGTTCTTTATTAGGAGCTTATCTTTGTTTGCTATATGAACAAGCAAGAGATAAGGTCAAGGAGATTGCAGATGCTATGACCTATGTTGAGCTCAGCGTATATCCATCGTATATGGATGAATTTATAAGTGCATGCTTTTTGCCCCATACCGATATGAATTTATTCCCGAGTGTTATGTCATTATTGAACCAAAAGTAA
- the gcvH gene encoding glycine cleavage system protein GcvH, which translates to MNFPADYKYHKEHTWAKIEGDVALVGITDYAQDRLGDVLFVELPEVGAKVTQGEKFGVVESGKVASDLYAPMSGEVIEVNEELADSPELVNQSPYEKGWMIKVKLSDPAEADNLMSNTDYEKMVEQ; encoded by the coding sequence ATGAATTTTCCAGCAGATTACAAATATCACAAAGAACACACATGGGCAAAGATTGAAGGTGACGTTGCATTAGTTGGTATTACGGATTATGCACAAGATCGGTTGGGAGATGTATTGTTTGTAGAGTTGCCAGAAGTAGGTGCTAAGGTTACTCAAGGAGAAAAATTTGGTGTAGTAGAATCAGGTAAAGTTGCATCTGACCTTTATGCACCAATGAGTGGAGAGGTAATAGAAGTAAATGAAGAATTAGCTGATAGCCCAGAGCTTGTAAATCAATCACCTTATGAAAAAGGCTGGATGATCAAAGTAAAGCTTAGTGATCCAGCTGAAGCTGATAATTTGATGAGCAATACTGACTATGAAAAGATGGTAGAACAATAG
- the acsB gene encoding acetyl-CoA decarbonylase/synthase complex subunit alpha/beta: MNLVDIIFTGANQALEAAKATLTAAIEKKGEDAKVVFPDTAYSLPTIYAATGQKIGTLKELAGAAPIIESLISEERNLDTALKAGLATAVCAEVIEACKYATEEKPYTEPCIGFVPDPIIRSLGVPLVTGDIPGVAVVIGEAPSAEIAAKIIKNYQNKGLLTFLVGKVIDQAIEGNVKMGLELRVVPLGYDVTSVIHVVTVALRAALIFGGVQPGDLGSLLTYTKERVPAFVNALGPLSELVVAAGAGAIALGFPVITDQDVPEIPGALISQKDYDKIGATSLEARGIKIKITEIPIPVGFAAAFEGERIRKGDMFVEFGGGRTPAWEVVRTLDMSEIEDHKIEVIGPDIDTLGPEGGKMPLGILVDVAGKKMQQDFEPVLERRIHYFLNYMEGVMHLGQRDIIWVRIGKNAYQAGLRLHHFGEVLYAKMLDEFGSVVDKVQVTIITDPAKVEEMGKTIAKPRYQARDERLAGLSDESVDVFYSCLMCQSFAPAHVCIVTPERLGLCGAVSWLDAKATKEINPTGPCQPIEKGECLDPVKGIFESCNKAVEELSHGAIKEVTLYSLMENPMTSCGCFECICAIMPEANGVIIVNREYGGMTPLGMTFGELASTTGGGNQTPGFMGHGRQYISSKKFIAAEGGLKRVVWMPKELKDAVRDKINETAKELFGIDNFADMIADETVGTAPDAVVEFLNNVGHPALTMDPLL; encoded by the coding sequence ATGAATTTAGTGGATATTATCTTTACTGGAGCAAACCAGGCTTTAGAGGCTGCAAAAGCAACACTTACAGCAGCTATTGAGAAAAAGGGAGAGGATGCAAAAGTTGTCTTCCCTGATACCGCATATAGTTTGCCTACTATTTATGCAGCTACTGGTCAAAAAATTGGTACTTTAAAAGAGTTGGCAGGTGCGGCGCCAATTATAGAGAGTCTTATTTCGGAAGAGAGGAATCTTGATACTGCACTGAAGGCTGGGTTGGCAACCGCTGTTTGTGCCGAAGTCATAGAGGCTTGCAAATATGCTACGGAGGAGAAGCCATACACTGAACCATGTATAGGTTTTGTACCTGACCCAATCATTCGTTCATTGGGTGTGCCATTGGTTACGGGCGATATTCCTGGTGTTGCAGTTGTTATTGGCGAGGCACCTTCAGCAGAGATAGCAGCTAAGATTATAAAGAATTATCAGAATAAAGGATTGCTTACATTTTTGGTAGGTAAAGTTATAGACCAGGCTATTGAAGGTAATGTAAAAATGGGGCTTGAGCTCAGGGTTGTTCCTTTGGGATATGATGTGACTTCTGTAATTCATGTAGTAACTGTTGCACTAAGAGCTGCTTTGATTTTTGGCGGTGTTCAACCTGGTGATTTAGGAAGTTTATTGACTTACACAAAAGAAAGAGTTCCAGCTTTTGTTAACGCATTAGGACCATTGAGTGAGCTTGTGGTTGCTGCTGGTGCAGGTGCTATTGCATTAGGTTTCCCAGTAATTACAGATCAAGATGTTCCAGAAATCCCTGGTGCTTTGATATCTCAGAAGGATTATGACAAGATAGGTGCTACTTCATTAGAAGCAAGAGGTATCAAAATAAAGATAACAGAGATACCAATTCCTGTCGGATTTGCAGCTGCATTTGAAGGTGAAAGAATAAGAAAAGGCGATATGTTTGTTGAGTTTGGTGGTGGAAGGACACCAGCATGGGAAGTTGTTCGTACACTTGATATGTCGGAAATAGAAGACCACAAAATCGAGGTAATTGGGCCGGATATCGATACTTTAGGACCTGAAGGCGGTAAGATGCCTCTTGGAATTTTAGTGGATGTTGCAGGTAAGAAGATGCAGCAAGATTTTGAGCCTGTGTTGGAAAGAAGGATACACTACTTCTTGAACTATATGGAAGGCGTAATGCATCTTGGCCAGAGAGATATCATATGGGTCAGAATTGGTAAAAATGCATATCAAGCTGGTCTTAGGCTTCATCATTTTGGTGAGGTTTTGTATGCTAAGATGCTTGATGAATTTGGAAGTGTTGTTGACAAAGTTCAGGTTACAATAATTACCGACCCAGCTAAGGTAGAAGAGATGGGGAAGACAATTGCAAAGCCACGTTATCAGGCAAGAGATGAGAGACTTGCTGGTCTTAGCGATGAAAGCGTTGATGTTTTCTATTCCTGCTTGATGTGTCAGTCATTTGCCCCAGCGCATGTTTGTATTGTAACACCAGAAAGATTAGGACTTTGTGGTGCAGTTAGCTGGCTTGATGCAAAGGCTACAAAAGAAATCAATCCTACTGGACCATGTCAGCCTATTGAAAAGGGTGAGTGCTTAGACCCTGTTAAAGGTATATTTGAATCATGTAATAAGGCTGTGGAAGAGCTGTCACATGGAGCGATAAAAGAAGTAACCTTGTATTCATTGATGGAAAATCCAATGACTTCTTGCGGTTGTTTTGAATGTATATGTGCTATAATGCCTGAAGCAAATGGTGTAATAATAGTAAATAGAGAATATGGTGGGATGACGCCTCTTGGTATGACATTTGGTGAGTTGGCTTCAACAACAGGTGGTGGTAACCAAACTCCGGGATTTATGGGGCATGGTAGACAGTATATATCGAGTAAGAAGTTCATCGCGGCAGAAGGTGGCTTAAAAAGAGTTGTTTGGATGCCAAAAGAGCTGAAAGACGCAGTAAGGGATAAGATAAATGAAACAGCTAAAGAGTTGTTTGGGATTGACAATTTTGCTGATATGATTGCGGATGAGACAGTGGGTACAGCTCCAGATGCTGTAGTGGAATTTTTAAACAATGTTGGTCATCCAGCGTTGACCATGGATCCTTTACTATAA
- the acsE gene encoding carbon monoxide dehydrogenase/acetyl-CoA synthase methytransferase subunit, whose product MARFLIIGERIHVIAPPIRKALQERDPKPILERAKEQIEAGAHYIDVNIGPADRDGEEIMPWVVKLLQSEFPNVPLCLDTANAKAIEAGLKVYDPTPGKAIINSADAGSRMGNLELAANYGAMVIGLCAKEGIPRDNEERMAYCTEILDRAIQVGLSPDDILFDPLFVVIKGMQEKQQEVLDAVRQISEMGLKTTGGLSNVSNGAPKELRGLMDAVFCAMAIQCGLTSAIINPCNKMLMDVIKTAEVIKGWNLYCDSYLEL is encoded by the coding sequence ATGGCAAGATTTTTGATTATAGGTGAGAGAATTCATGTTATTGCGCCACCAATAAGAAAGGCTCTTCAAGAAAGGGATCCAAAACCTATTTTGGAAAGAGCAAAGGAACAGATTGAAGCAGGTGCTCATTACATTGACGTAAATATTGGACCTGCTGATAGGGATGGGGAAGAGATAATGCCATGGGTGGTAAAGCTTTTGCAATCAGAGTTTCCAAATGTTCCATTGTGTTTGGATACAGCAAATGCAAAGGCGATAGAGGCTGGTTTAAAGGTTTATGATCCAACACCCGGTAAAGCAATAATAAACTCTGCAGATGCTGGTTCAAGAATGGGGAATCTTGAGTTAGCTGCTAATTACGGAGCAATGGTTATTGGACTTTGTGCTAAAGAGGGAATTCCAAGAGATAACGAGGAAAGAATGGCTTATTGCACTGAAATCTTAGATAGGGCAATACAAGTAGGATTGAGTCCAGATGATATCTTATTTGATCCTCTCTTTGTAGTTATAAAGGGAATGCAGGAAAAGCAGCAAGAGGTTCTTGATGCTGTAAGACAGATCTCCGAGATGGGTCTTAAGACGACAGGTGGACTCAGTAATGTTTCAAATGGTGCGCCAAAGGAATTAAGGGGATTAATGGATGCTGTGTTTTGTGCTATGGCAATACAATGTGGTTTGACTTCTGCGATAATAAATCCTTGTAATAAGATGTTGATGGATGTTATTAAAACAGCAGAAGTTATAAAGGGTTGGAATCTATATTGTGATTCTTATCTGGAACTGTAG
- the acsC gene encoding acetyl-CoA decarbonylase/synthase complex subunit gamma — translation MALTGMDIYKMLPKKNCKECGFPTCLAFAMKLAQGGVEAEKCPYMSEEAKMKLAEATAPLMKTVKFGSGDKTYTLGGETVLFRHEKTFVNRNRFAVMLKDTMSDDEINQKIANMNKVNYVRIGENMFVEVAAVKCESKNKDQYLKLLKKVKDECKLAVPMIITDDPEIAKAAVEEVKDLGPILYGANPQNYEAMVNIAKENNLLLGVEADNLEALYDVVSKIRSGGYNELILSTKADKAKQLFDDIVNIRRTALVAQDRVFGYPSVVFVNNLSSDKFMQLAYATLFVEKYGSIIVLDEIDYSLALPLFALRQNIFTDPQKPMRVEKGLYKIGPAEENAPLLVTVDFALTYFIVSGEIERSKVPAWLLIPDAGGLSVLTAWAAGKFSGKTIADAVKEMGVEEKLKTREILIPGKVAVLKPDIEDALPGWKVVVGPEEAEMLPKFLKDYTNRVA, via the coding sequence ATGGCTTTAACAGGTATGGATATATATAAAATGCTTCCAAAGAAGAATTGTAAGGAATGTGGATTTCCAACTTGTCTTGCTTTTGCAATGAAGTTAGCTCAAGGTGGCGTAGAAGCTGAAAAGTGTCCTTATATGAGCGAAGAGGCTAAGATGAAATTGGCAGAGGCTACGGCACCATTGATGAAAACGGTTAAGTTTGGAAGTGGCGATAAGACTTATACACTTGGTGGTGAAACTGTTCTTTTCAGACATGAAAAGACATTTGTAAACAGAAACCGCTTTGCTGTAATGCTAAAGGATACTATGTCTGATGATGAAATCAATCAAAAGATTGCTAATATGAACAAGGTAAACTATGTGCGTATTGGCGAGAATATGTTTGTTGAAGTAGCTGCAGTGAAATGTGAAAGCAAAAACAAAGATCAGTATCTAAAGCTTTTGAAGAAAGTTAAAGATGAATGTAAACTTGCTGTTCCTATGATAATTACTGATGACCCTGAAATTGCAAAAGCTGCAGTAGAAGAAGTAAAGGATTTAGGCCCAATCTTGTACGGGGCAAATCCACAAAACTATGAAGCAATGGTTAACATAGCAAAAGAGAACAATCTTTTATTGGGTGTAGAAGCTGATAATTTAGAAGCATTGTATGATGTTGTATCAAAAATCCGTTCAGGTGGATATAACGAACTTATACTAAGCACAAAAGCAGACAAAGCTAAACAACTTTTTGATGATATAGTGAATATAAGGAGAACAGCTTTAGTTGCTCAGGATAGAGTCTTTGGTTATCCAAGTGTTGTATTTGTAAACAATTTGTCAAGTGATAAATTCATGCAACTTGCATATGCTACGCTTTTTGTTGAGAAATATGGTTCAATCATTGTTCTTGATGAGATTGATTACTCATTGGCTTTGCCACTATTTGCTTTGAGACAAAACATCTTTACAGATCCACAGAAACCTATGAGAGTTGAAAAAGGATTGTACAAGATAGGTCCAGCAGAGGAAAATGCACCGCTTTTGGTAACAGTTGACTTTGCACTTACTTACTTTATTGTCTCTGGTGAAATTGAAAGGTCAAAAGTTCCAGCATGGCTTTTAATACCAGATGCAGGTGGTCTTTCGGTTTTGACAGCGTGGGCTGCAGGTAAGTTCTCAGGTAAAACAATTGCCGACGCTGTAAAGGAAATGGGTGTAGAAGAAAAACTAAAAACAAGAGAGATACTTATACCTGGTAAAGTAGCAGTGTTGAAGCCTGATATCGAAGATGCACTACCAGGTTGGAAAGTAGTAGTAGGGCCTGAAGAAGCAGAAATGTTACCTAAGTTCTTAAAGGACTATACTAATAGAGTTGCTTAA
- the acsD gene encoding acetyl-CoA decarbonylase/synthase complex subunit delta, protein MAYQKPRQTFKGQIKEVVMGKDLKIGGESVLPFYTFDGDTGNPPRIGMEVWDVAPTGWPEGLMNLIKDVAEDPAAWAQFYVKNYNPDFIVLRFVGANPDVKDRTPEECAEIAKKVADSVEVPLVIAGCESNEKNGKIFTKISEVLANKNYAFLSAVEANYKEVGAAVGLAYGNIVVAESSVDLNLAKQMNILVMQLGVKPEKIMMNPGISAVGYGYEYVITTLDRIKLAALDQNDTTLQMPIISPISFESWKVKESTATEEDAPEWGSLEDRGIAMEICGAVGVLAAGSNGVILRHPRSVEVLKNFINSMLN, encoded by the coding sequence ATGGCTTATCAAAAACCACGACAAACATTCAAAGGCCAAATAAAAGAAGTGGTAATGGGTAAGGATTTAAAGATTGGAGGTGAATCAGTACTTCCTTTTTACACTTTTGACGGCGATACAGGAAATCCCCCAAGAATTGGTATGGAAGTCTGGGACGTAGCTCCGACAGGTTGGCCTGAGGGGCTAATGAATCTTATTAAAGATGTAGCAGAGGATCCTGCTGCATGGGCACAGTTCTATGTAAAAAATTACAATCCAGATTTTATAGTTTTAAGATTTGTGGGAGCAAATCCTGATGTAAAGGATAGAACTCCAGAGGAATGTGCAGAAATAGCTAAGAAAGTGGCTGATAGTGTTGAAGTTCCACTTGTGATAGCTGGTTGTGAATCTAACGAAAAGAATGGTAAGATTTTTACAAAAATTTCTGAAGTCCTTGCAAATAAAAATTATGCTTTTCTTTCAGCAGTAGAAGCTAATTACAAAGAAGTAGGTGCGGCTGTAGGCCTTGCTTATGGTAACATCGTAGTGGCTGAAAGCTCAGTTGACCTAAACCTTGCAAAACAGATGAATATTTTAGTGATGCAGCTTGGTGTTAAACCAGAAAAGATCATGATGAATCCAGGTATATCTGCGGTGGGTTATGGTTATGAATATGTTATAACCACCCTGGACAGAATAAAACTTGCAGCCTTGGATCAGAACGATACGACTCTTCAGATGCCAATAATTTCACCTATTTCCTTTGAAAGCTGGAAAGTAAAGGAATCAACTGCAACAGAAGAAGACGCTCCTGAGTGGGGAAGTTTAGAAGATAGAGGAATAGCAATGGAGATTTGTGGAGCGGTTGGTGTATTAGCAGCTGGTTCGAATGGTGTAATTTTAAGACATCCACGTTCTGTTGAAGTTTTGAAAAACTTTATCAATTCAATGTTGAACTAA